The following are from one region of the Salvia hispanica cultivar TCC Black 2014 chromosome 1, UniMelb_Shisp_WGS_1.0, whole genome shotgun sequence genome:
- the LOC125200592 gene encoding transcription factor MYB35-like has translation MVKNSSGDAEAKMAAAFASKQRGIGNWTTCSKRSSGQRRSGKKWSSNQKPDPKVTSFTPQEEDLIIQLHSVVGSRWTIIAQQLGEKTESDVKNVWNSKLKKKLSAMGIDPVTHKPFSQILADYGSMGAFPATRHHDLSRGFKGTAPSVNAEVSVGNQEASSFSWSDFFLEEAFAAQEHGGGDDEVLGEGKIDGGGGGGFDAAATTSSAFVEAMIGKQDEMCSQLPCFYEEPFYY, from the exons ATGGTTAAAAACAGCAGCGGAGATGCAGAAGCAAAAATGGCTGCGGCTTTTGCTTCCAAGCAACGAGGAATAGGTAACTGGACAACTTGTTCCAAGAGATCATcag GGCAGAGAAGAAGTGGGAAGAAATGGAGCAGTAATCAAAAGCCTGATCCAAAGGTCACAAGCTTCACCCCTCAGGAAGAGGATCTGATCATCCAGCTGCATTCCGTGGTCGGAAGCAG GTGGACTATCATAGCCCAACAGCTGGGAGAAAAGACGGAGAGCGACGTGAAAAATGTATGGAACAGCAAACTGAAGAAGAAGCTGTCGGCGATGGGGATCGATCCGGTGACTCACAAGCCCTTCTCCCAGATCTTGGCCGATTACGGCAGCATGGGCGCGTTTCCGGCCACGCGCCACCACGATCTCTCGAGGGGCTTCAAAGGGACGGCGCCATCTGTGAATGCGGAGGTCTCCGTTGGGAATCAAGAGGCGTCGAGCTTCAGCTGGAGTGATTTCTTTCTGGAGGAGGCTTTTGCGGCGCAAGAACACGGAGGTGGTGATGATGAGGTTTTGGGAGAGGGGAAGATTGATggcggtggtggaggaggCTTTGATGCGGCGGCGACGACGTCGTCTGCGTTTGTGGAAGCGATGATTGGGAAGCAAGATGAGATGTGCTCGCAGCTGCCTTGCTTCTATGAGGAGCCATTTTACTATTGA